The nucleotide window AAGTGAGGCAATGGCATAccttgttgctaagtcacttcagtcgtgtccgactctgtgtgaccccacagacagcagcccaccaggctccaccatccttgggattctccaggcaagaacactggagtgggttgccatttccttctccgatgcatgaaagtgaaaagtgcaagtgaagtcgctcagtcgtgtccgactcttagcgaccccatggactgcagcctaccaggctctccgtccataggattttccaggcaagagtactggagtggggtgccattgccttctccgaatggtaTGCCTTAGGTAAAGATTTTCCAAATTGGAAATCAGAGATATCATGCTAGTGAGTTTGAGTTCTTTCTActactttcttctccttctttaaCAATTCACTTGGCCCATGTGAATGGCATGAAGAGtgtttaatagatttttaaaataatcatttttcagTACTGAAaacttttctaatatatatttataaatcaatTTTAACAGATGGGTTTAAACTATTCTTATTACCAATAGagtattttaattagaaataacatttttaaaacctcTAATACTATTAAAATCCTTTATCACCTATCCTGCAGCTGGAATTCAATGCCTAAATCTCCTAACAAGGTACAGGCCTATCCTACAGACAACTTCAGCAgggtttaaattttaaataaaactactatatataaaataactaacaagaacctactgtatagcacagggaatgctactcaatattctgtaatgacttaCAGAGAATagaatccaaaaaagagtggatgtatgtataactgattgactttgctgtacagcagaagctataACGTTATAAATTAATTACACTCcaataaacactttttaaaaatttaagtcaaGAAACAAAGTGGACATCTCCTTCCTTGACTCCATGCACCAAGCACCACCTgaccaaaatcactgaggaaacGTCAGCCCCGGGGGCCTGGTGTGAGCTTCTCTCCTGGGAGGCGGTAACCTCGTCCCCTGCGGAGGCCTCGTCAGGTGTGTCTCAGTTTTCACTGTTCACAGAAGTCTTTGTTTGTCCTTTCTTTCAGTCCTGATCTTGTCTTCTTTCCCCAGCCTTTTGTTACTTGGTTTTCTACTGTGCAGAAATAGCTACAATTCTGACCGAGAGCCGTCAGGGTTTTCTGGGAGGACAGAGGTCGCAGCGACGTCATGGCCGCGGCGGGTGTCGAGCTCCTGGCTTTCGCCCTGGCCTTATCTGGGGTCTCTGGAGTCCTCGCGGCCACGCTGCTGCCCAACTGGAAGGTGAACATGGATGTGGGCTCCAACATCATCACGACCATTGAGCGGCTGGAAGGGCTGTGGATGGACTGCACGTGGTACAGCACCGGGATGTTCAGCTGCACCCTGAAGTACTCCGTCCTGGCCCTCCCCAGCCACGAGCAGGCCGCGCGGGCTGCCATGATCCTGGCTTGCATCCTGTCTGCGGTGGGGATCTGCACTTCCACAGTGGGGATGGAGTGCACTCGCTTAGGAGGGGACCCGGAAACCAAGAGGCATGCCTGTTTTGCTGGAGGAGTTTGTTTCCTGTCTGCAGGGACCTCTGGTTTAATACCGACTGTGTGGTACACAAAGGAGATCATAGCAAACTTTCTGGACTTGACGGTTCCACAAAGCAACAAACATGAGCCTGGAGGAGCTGTCTACCTTGGAATCATTTCGGCCGTGCTGCTGGTGATCTCTGGCATGATCTTCTGCACATCCTGTCTGAAGAAGAATTCGGGAGCTTTGCTCCACCCATGCAAGCAGCCACCCGTCTCCACCGCACAGCCAGAGGACGGTTTGGCATACAGCCTGAAGGACTATGTGTGAAAAACTGTGTGATGCACATGGAATTTTTAGGTGCCTGCTGTGACTTTTGTCTTCAAATACCAGAATTGTGCTTAACTTTCTCTACAAAGAAtgtgaaatactttaaaaatgaagtttttaaaaatgctagaTTTTGTGTATACCTGTTTTACATTACTTTCCCATTATTGTCATGTTTTATCTGAAGATTTATAAAAGAAAGAGGTTCAGATTATATTAATAAGGCAATTATTTCACAGCCTTTTCTTCTTAAAGATAAACTGTTGATAcatcttactgctgctgctaagtcacttcagttgtgtccgactctgtgcaaccccatagacagcagcccaccaggctcccccttccctgggattctccaggcaagagcactggagtgggctgccattacaTCTTACTAACCGGAGAAGAACTAAGTATAAAAAGCACCTTGTCCTGGTGTTAATTCAGGATATCATCTGCTTTTGCTATCTCTGCCTGACAACAGTAACTTACTTCTGTTTTCAAGCTCCATTGTATGACTGCACCTTACGTACAGAAGATGTCCACTTGTTTCAGAGGTGGCCCAAACCCCAAGTCCCCATCCACTGTGGCCTCCCAGCAGAGGACATTTTTTACACTTTAGGAAATATAATCTCCATACAATATGGCGTTCAAAGATTAGGTGGAAATAAAGGAAATTGGTAAATGCTACCACAGCAAAGCAAAATCAAACTAAACCCAAACTGAAATCTCTAGGACTTTTAAAGCATTATGTATAAGCTAAGTGAAAACAAGAAGAATCTGTTTTAAAATGCTTATGAACTGCCCTCTTGTGGCTGCTAACAAGAGGACTCTCCAGATTAGGTTCATTTACCTCTCGCATTTTTGATTTGCCCCTGTCATTTAATATCACACTGATTAGTATTTGAATGCTAAAGGTTACTTTCAAGTTGTCATTTTTTCTTCTCAAGTTTGATTCATGTTAAAAACGTTTTTACAAATGAGCTGCTTCAATTAATGgttatgaaaatgttttaaagaataaagaatgctttaaaagttaaattatcTTATAtgtaattcaaatatttaaagaaaataaaaactggatTTTCCAATGTGCAAAAGAAACACCGCACACAAATGTTtctaataatttattcatttaagcTTAGTTATTGTTCATAACAATGgtaaaaagggaaaggctacttcaTTATGTATTAATAACTAAGAAAGTGGGAAGTTATCTTTTATgtgaataaataattttgaattgtGCATATGAAGTACAGACTAAAATATTTTACAGCTGTTTTATTTGATAGATCATTCTCTCCTGCATCATCATCAAAGATCTAAAATAAAGATATGATTGCACATGGGGATTAGGAatgcatttatgtatatattcctTTTGAGTGGTCAAAATATCTTCTAAGCAAATGTCATCTGTATTTTTAGCTATATGACTTGAGAATATACTAACTTTATTGACTTTAAAGGATTTCCATCATAGAGTGTAATTTTGCAAAATTTGTTGCATATTTCTGTTTACCTCCAACAATTTTGTTCATTTCattgtgttttataaataaaaagtatcaTCTGCAAAAAAGCAATTTTGTTTCTTCCCTGGATTTATATTTATTGCTTATTTTACTCGAGTACATATGAAAGCATAACTAATTAAATTGAATTATAATTAAGCATAATTAAAATGGATTATAAttgtaaatacttttttttctattcaacACTTGTTTTATCTGATTTTTAAGGAGGACAATGCTggtatttttctaattataaaactgacttttaatttacacatttttcttttagacTCATCCACTTCCAAAAAGCATTTGaggcaatttaaaataaaactgctgGCCCAATAAATACAAAAACCAAAAGATAAAGAAGACAGGctaaaatcacaaagaaaaggaagacaggaaTAATCCTGGTTTACAGTTGTTAAAGCAATTAAATATGAACTTTAGTTTTGAACTTCCTAGGTAACCAGGTCAGAGAAGGCCACATAAGGAATGTGACAGCTTTGTCTAGTGGCAGAAACCAGAGCTGTGGGTGGCACCATACCCCTAACCCCGCTCCCCGAGCTGTTGTGGGTACTGGATGCTAATGGC belongs to Bubalus kerabau isolate K-KA32 ecotype Philippines breed swamp buffalo chromosome 9, PCC_UOA_SB_1v2, whole genome shotgun sequence and includes:
- the CLDN20 gene encoding claudin-20, translated to MAAAGVELLAFALALSGVSGVLAATLLPNWKVNMDVGSNIITTIERLEGLWMDCTWYSTGMFSCTLKYSVLALPSHEQAARAAMILACILSAVGICTSTVGMECTRLGGDPETKRHACFAGGVCFLSAGTSGLIPTVWYTKEIIANFLDLTVPQSNKHEPGGAVYLGIISAVLLVISGMIFCTSCLKKNSGALLHPCKQPPVSTAQPEDGLAYSLKDYV